From a single Hevea brasiliensis isolate MT/VB/25A 57/8 unplaced genomic scaffold, ASM3005281v1 Scaf1, whole genome shotgun sequence genomic region:
- the LOC110650762 gene encoding uncharacterized protein LOC110650762, producing MADSVLHKEEGSMPETENKDESTLPSKRKLDSLPVSDGKEAVPEDQPNKTQKLQSLTHNGNSLVIEEKITGNQPLLPSNDNSCANSSIPQEKSSSKAVAEDDDTREGEEEEEDDDGDYEDEEEEEEDNGEAAVVDRKGKGIMVEEEEDDDSDDDDIDSSDGGSELDGDGSELEDDPLAEVDLDNILPSRTRRRAAQPGVYVANDHGNDDDDSDDSDA from the coding sequence ATGGCTGACTCTGTATTGCACAAAGAAGAAGGATCAATGCcagaaactgaaaataaagacgaATCCACATTGCCTTCCAAGCGTAAACTCGATTCACTTCCAGTTTCAGATGGCAAAGAAGCAGTCCCAGAAGATCAACCTAACAAAACTCAAAAGCTCCAATCTCTCACCCACAACGGCAATTCACTGGTCATCGAGGAGAAAATCACCGGAAACCAACCGCTACTACCTTCTAATGACAATTCCTGCGCCAATTCTTCCATTCCCCAAGAGAAAAGCAGCAGTAAAGCTGTGGCAGAAGATGACGACACcagagaaggagaagaagaagaagaagatgatgatggaGATTATGAGGATGAGGAAGAGGAGGAGGAAGACAACGGAGAGGCGGCTGTGGTGGATAGGAAAGGTAAGGGGATAATGGTAGAAGAGGAGGAAGATGATGATAGTGATGATGACGACATTGATTCGAGTGATGGTGGAAGTGAATTGGACGGTGATGGCAGTGAGCTAGAGGATGATCCTTTGGCTGAGGTTGATCTGGATAACATTCTACCGTCGAGGACGCGGCGACGGGCTGCGCAGCCTGGGGTTTATGTTGCTAACGACCATGGTAACGATGACGATGATAGCGATGATAGTGATGCCTGA